A portion of the Lolium rigidum isolate FL_2022 chromosome 1, APGP_CSIRO_Lrig_0.1, whole genome shotgun sequence genome contains these proteins:
- the LOC124652091 gene encoding putative wall-associated receptor kinase-like 16, translated as MVLLAFHLTGVGALAPPAYCTRECGGVKIPYPFGIDIEDGCQINETRYRQGFKLACRDFNGGRGKRLYYYNNEVLDISLQNGQVRWLNNISSYCYNATTGGMEVKSPPAHLDLNGAIFRLSYTANKFTVIGCKTLAYVGETNNVSSYAAVCGASCKSDNIPSLTTGTCEGIGCCQTAIPKGQENYHVWFDKNFTKEPEKGITGCSYAALVEESNFTFSASYLTSSAFMDTYSGQAPLVLDWAVGTLAGETCESARAKPKSYACVSDNSVCVDSPITGGGYICNCSQGYQGNPYLELQDGCQGTIAKIVGSVLLLLAVLSGIFFFYRWKRDIKKQQRKMYFRKNHGLLLEQLILSDENARDKTMIFSLEELEKATNNFDETRIVGRGGHGMVYIGILSDRRVVAIKKAKLVEETEISEFINEVVILSQINHRHIVKLYGCCLETEVPLLVSDFIPNGSLFKVLHAESGTRLPLSWDDCLRIALEAAGALCYLHTSASISVFHRDVKSSNILLDGNYTAKVSDFGASRTVPIHQTHVTTNIQGTYGYLDPEYYQTGKLNEKSDVYSFGVVLVELLTRKKPVLTTSSADGESHQNLSIYFISEIKTRPVRKVVAPEILEESNENEINTVASLAEMCLRLKGEERPTMKQVESTLHSLRTKRLTFSQSSVSGYKPQATHTVNKGHSGSSSAFSILE; from the exons ATGGTGCTGCTGGCGTTCCACCTCACCGGCGTTGGAGCCTTGGCGCCACCGGCATACTGCACGAGGGAATGCGGCGGAGTGAAGATCCCTTACCCGTTTGGCATCGACATTGAGGATGGCTGCCAAATTAATGAGACCCGGTACCGGCAAGGGTTCAAGCTGGCCTGCCGAGACTTCAACGGGGGCCGCGGCAAGAGGCTATACTACTACAACAATGAGGTGCTCGACATCTCGCTGCAGAATGGCCAGGTCCGGTGGTTGAATAACATCTCCTCCTACTGCTACAACGCCACCACTGGGGGTATGGAGGTCAAGAGCCCGCCCGCGCACCTGGACTTGAATGGCGCAATCTTCAGGCTCTCCTACACCGCCAACAAGTTCACCGTCATCGGGTGCAAGACACTCGCGTACGTTGGCGAGACGAACAATGTTAGCTCCTACGCTGCCGTCTGCGGGGCTTCATGCAAGAGCGACAACATTCCTTCGCTAACCACTGGAACCTGCGAGGGGATAGGTTGCTGCCAGACGGCGATCCCCAAGGGGCAGGAGAACTATCATGTGTGGTTTGACAAGAACTTTACCAAGGAGCCGGAGAAGGGTATCACCGGCTGTAGCTACGCAGCCCTGGTGGAGGAGTCCAACTTCACCTTCTCGGCGAGCTACCTTACTTCGTCGGCGTTCATGGACACCTACAGTGGGCAGGCGCCGCTCGTGCTGGATTGGGCTGTTGGTACCCTGGCCGGGGAGACGTGCGAGTCAGCCCGCGCTAAGCCCAAGTCGTACGCTTGCGTTAGCGACAACAGCGTGTGCGTCGACTCGCCCATTACTGGAGGGGGCTACATCTGCAACTGCTCCCAAGGATACCAAGGAAATCCATACCTTGAGCTTCAAGACGGATGCCAAG GTACCATTGCAAAGATTGTTGGCTCGGTATTATTGCTACTTGCTGTTTTGAGTGGGATTTTCTTCTTCTATAGATGGAAACGAGATATCAAAAAACAACAACGGAAGATGTATTTCCGAAAAAACCATGGCCTTCTATTGGAACAACTCATATTATCGGATGAAAATGCAAGGGACAAGACAATGATTTTCTCCTTGGAAGAGTTGGAGAAGGCAACAAACAACTTTGATGAAACTCGTATTGTAGGACGTGGAGGACACGGGATGGTATACATAGGCATCTTATCTGACCGGCGTGTGGTGGCTATCAAAAAGGCAAAACTTGTTGAGGAAACTGAGATCAGTGAGTTTATTAATGAGGTTGTAATCCTCTCCCAGATAAATCATCGACATATTGTGAAGCTCTACGGATGTTGTCTTGAAACAGAGGTGCCCCTCTTAGTATCTGATTTCATCCCTAACGGCTCTTTATTTAAGGTCTTGCATGCTGAGTCGGGTACTCGACTGCCTTTATCTTGGGATGATTGTTTGAGGATTGCTCTAGAAGCTGCTGGAGCTCTGTGTTATCTACATACATCTGCTTCCATATCGGTTTTTCATCGCGATGTGAAGTCATCTAATATATTGTTAGATGGAAATTACACTGCTAAGGTTTCGGATTTCGGTGCGTCGAGAACTGTTCCTATTCACCAAACTCATGTGACTACAAATATACAAGGAACATATGGATACTTGGATCCAGAGTATTATCAAACTGGGAAACTGAATGAGAAAAGTGATGTGTATAGTTTTGGAGTGGTACTCGTAGAGTTGCTTACCAGAAAGAAGCCTGTTCTAACAACAAGCAGTGCAGATGGAGAATCTCATCAAAACCTGTCCATCTACTTCATTTCGGAGATAAAAACGAGGCCAGTGAGAAAGGTGGTGGCTCCTGAAATTCTGGAAGAATCAAATGAGAATGAAATTAATACTGTTGCATCTCTTGCCGAGATGTGTTTGCGTCTCAAGGGAGAAGAAAGGCCTACAATGAAGCAAGTGGAGAGTACATTACATTCTCTGCGAACAAAAAGGTTAACCTTCAGTCAGTCATCTGTCAGTGGTTATAAACCTCAGGCCACTCATACGGTCAACAAAGGTCATTCAGGATCATCTAGTGCTTTCAGCATTCTGGAGTGA